A region of Desulfovibrio sp. DNA encodes the following proteins:
- a CDS encoding type VI secretion system contractile sheath large subunit: MPSVQPFTILALAPFAPVAAQGYKPRVVETDLYTLDDALAQMAPRFWVELSKDVCPEAGLDVAVSSLSGFKPENVVKNTPYLADLDACRSYLAQARASGAQPDKAAADIRAQWPGLPLDLSIAQAAQQETADTGAIDDILSMVAVDGAPSQASGGSGLAGWQAQVETLVARAVAGIFADPNFRLYESAWRGAECLARKAGLKEGGRVRLKLCSVSPENLADALGALAVELIEDTPHLTVIDHGFDNSPASIELLEQVLAFADTLLAPVVAELSMTFFRIGAWRELSKLGYLKSALEDAQFVKFRKLRDHPGASRLMLTLNRFLTRAPYGPGNPARPVVFTEESPLWLSPCWGVATLAAKSVAAYGWPSRLADYRTVFVEELAVADSGDGPAATEGLFDENRIAELMEAGISPLVGGRGKDVTMLPRQTSLDGGSFVFQLFFGRIVSHLLQTRESSPDAVQEDPAAMVTRALLNLFNQTDQVPPADLTVTAGEEKDGRVPLTISFTPPRAVMGGERLTFGFGW, from the coding sequence ATGCCAAGCGTTCAGCCGTTCACCATCCTGGCCCTGGCGCCCTTCGCGCCGGTGGCCGCCCAAGGTTACAAGCCGCGCGTGGTGGAGACCGACCTCTATACCTTAGACGATGCCCTGGCCCAGATGGCCCCAAGGTTCTGGGTAGAACTCTCCAAGGACGTCTGCCCCGAGGCCGGGCTGGATGTGGCTGTTTCGAGCCTTTCCGGATTCAAGCCAGAGAATGTGGTGAAGAACACGCCATATCTCGCCGACCTGGATGCCTGCCGCTCCTACCTTGCTCAGGCCAGGGCCTCGGGCGCCCAGCCGGACAAGGCCGCAGCCGACATCCGGGCGCAATGGCCGGGCCTGCCCCTGGATTTGAGTATCGCCCAGGCAGCGCAGCAAGAAACGGCCGACACCGGGGCCATTGACGATATCCTGTCCATGGTGGCTGTCGACGGAGCGCCGTCCCAGGCGAGTGGAGGCTCCGGGTTGGCAGGCTGGCAGGCCCAGGTCGAGACGCTTGTGGCGCGGGCCGTGGCTGGAATCTTCGCGGACCCCAACTTCAGGCTCTACGAATCAGCCTGGCGCGGCGCCGAGTGCCTGGCCCGCAAGGCTGGACTGAAGGAAGGAGGGCGGGTCCGGCTGAAGCTCTGCTCAGTGTCGCCAGAAAACCTGGCGGACGCGCTAGGAGCCCTTGCCGTGGAGCTGATCGAGGACACCCCACACCTGACTGTCATCGACCACGGGTTCGACAATTCCCCGGCCAGCATCGAGCTTCTCGAGCAGGTTCTGGCGTTTGCCGACACTTTGTTGGCCCCTGTGGTGGCGGAACTGTCCATGACATTCTTCCGCATTGGTGCCTGGCGCGAACTCTCCAAGCTCGGCTACCTGAAGAGCGCCCTGGAGGACGCCCAGTTCGTCAAGTTCCGCAAGCTGCGCGACCATCCCGGCGCGTCGCGGCTCATGCTCACTTTGAATCGTTTCCTCACCCGCGCTCCGTATGGCCCGGGCAATCCCGCCCGCCCGGTCGTGTTCACCGAAGAGTCCCCGTTGTGGCTTTCTCCGTGCTGGGGGGTGGCTACCCTGGCTGCCAAGAGCGTGGCCGCCTACGGCTGGCCGTCCAGGCTGGCGGACTACCGCACCGTGTTTGTGGAAGAATTGGCCGTGGCCGACTCAGGAGATGGGCCGGCGGCCACAGAGGGGCTCTTCGACGAGAACCGCATCGCCGAGCTCATGGAAGCGGGGATATCCCCGCTGGTCGGGGGCCGAGGCAAGGACGTGACCATGTTGCCCAGGCAGACTTCCCTGGACGGCGGATCATTCGTGTTTCAGCTCTTCTTCGGTAGGATAGTGAGCCACTTGTTGCAAACGCGCGAGTCCTCGCCGGATGCCGTGCAGGAAGATCCGGCGGCAATGGTGACCAGGGCGCTCTTGAACCTCTTCAACCAGACCGATCAGGTCCCGCCGGCGGATTTGACCGTTACGGCCGGGGAAGAGAAGGACGGGCGCGTGCCGCTGACCATCTCCTTCACCCCGCCCAGGGCGGTCATGGGCGGGGAACGCCTCACATTCGGTTTCGGGTGGTAA
- a CDS encoding glycosyltransferase, with product MPKATKSTVISPKVSIVMPSHNHGAYIGGTIAAIMAQTFADWELIVMDYASTDATWDILDSIDDPRVIAVRYPEPGMGKALNEGFRRTRGQYVCWHQTDNVPYPDWLETMVRELDDNPDVGFVYSDFENIDSMGRSHEILHYGPFDPDRLLSYCLVGPTFLYRREVYETVGDYLESHPRDDHDYWVRIWQHGFVMKNLPVNLGANRMHPNTRMCRMREEYDNSLYDIIGPNIHIAQKRGEEVFRVRDRSPDVLEAFGTGYARLRSRIRYFLGFFMHGRPGMKLAVLGLGPVEKVVLDILDELGALPGVLGEGRYFAIPFMDEERFGNWGGDYVLICGFDPDGAKQAALVGRGIPREKIVHVFLPECQVGEC from the coding sequence ATGCCAAAGGCTACTAAATCGACCGTTATTTCCCCGAAAGTGTCCATCGTCATGCCCTCGCATAACCACGGGGCGTACATTGGGGGAACCATCGCGGCCATCATGGCCCAGACATTCGCGGACTGGGAACTCATTGTCATGGACTACGCCTCCACGGACGCGACCTGGGATATTCTCGACTCGATCGATGACCCGCGCGTGATAGCAGTTCGATATCCGGAACCTGGGATGGGAAAGGCCCTCAACGAGGGTTTTAGGCGCACGCGGGGGCAATATGTCTGTTGGCACCAGACAGACAATGTCCCCTATCCTGACTGGCTGGAAACCATGGTGCGTGAATTGGATGATAACCCTGACGTGGGATTCGTCTACTCAGACTTCGAGAACATTGATTCCATGGGCAGATCCCATGAAATCCTGCACTATGGGCCCTTCGATCCGGACCGGCTCCTCTCCTACTGTTTGGTGGGACCGACGTTTCTTTACCGCCGGGAAGTGTACGAAACAGTTGGCGATTATCTGGAGTCGCATCCACGCGACGATCACGACTACTGGGTGCGCATCTGGCAGCACGGCTTTGTCATGAAAAATCTGCCTGTGAACCTGGGAGCCAACAGGATGCATCCCAACACACGCATGTGTCGCATGCGCGAGGAGTACGACAACTCGCTCTACGACATCATCGGTCCCAATATCCACATTGCCCAGAAGCGCGGGGAAGAGGTCTTCCGGGTCAGGGACCGTTCCCCGGACGTACTGGAGGCTTTTGGAACCGGCTATGCCCGGCTGCGCAGCCGCATCCGTTATTTCTTGGGATTCTTCATGCATGGCAGGCCTGGCATGAAGCTAGCGGTGCTGGGGCTCGGCCCGGTGGAAAAAGTGGTGCTGGACATACTCGACGAGCTGGGGGCGCTGCCTGGAGTACTTGGCGAGGGCCGATACTTCGCAATCCCATTCATGGACGAGGAGAGATTCGGGAACTGGGGCGGAGACTACGTTCTAATCTGCGGCTTCGACCCGGATGGTGCGAAACAGGCCGCCCTTGTGGGCCGGGGGATCCCACGGGAGAAAATAGTGCATGTATTTCTGCCGGAGTGTCAGGTTGGGGAGTGCTGA
- a CDS encoding DUF2169 domain-containing protein: protein MKILKDSHHSPMFLPLALAGKMRLVCSVMVYFDLDDPENPLPDREMWPQVMKLLPQPPVLDPGLPKPRAEVLAAGKCFAPDGKARQASQVSISVGGVKKTLDVFGNRHWISTGGGSVGISDPEPFTEMPLVWERAFGGAPDPRNPKGRGFPPDKPTGSPIALPNVEYHAQLIGSPQDRPAPASFLPTDVMHPDRQKMAGTYDDAWKNERWPYYPDDLNPEFFLNSTQDQWLPDYFKGGETIEMVNMHPKRQVISSRLPQFTVRLFLTRKEAPKAPPEKDMFEEVTLRRDTLWLFPEAARGVLIFRGAFNTDRDDMADLRFAFLATEAMGEAPKSLEYYLEAQTKRVAAMKPVAPAIPDVNQKVNRELLKFNRVYKDIAKAKASAMGQTPVMPREPEELAGMGRQVIATGMATLDKMEAMALKFQDQFGWRATLDPASFAPKRARLEETAKKIDTSAAKASQTKASLTAMKADMAKDMGAQMKASLTPEQLSKAGIDPDNLLPEKDDGFGPWHAMGFPFVIACRRNLENDPTLMAQLKSCKFSGRTISSSWAGFNPAPVIQNGPEWGLAPGEFTLPKGLVLPRFEGKKLVRILILKDWPVCDETPVSSWLVPGSDPAPLWLPAPGETAPVVIAAGELEGLLLEQEVGDVCHVLALASEKAVPPPEAAKSLKAAPAVLVTTPEGSQESLSKAVPYLPLSDKAQWLPLPKGTDCLKCRAQGADLRELVFDALPPAAIGLPEDEPEPPFGPAPAKKRPAMPDIAGLIQATLSEVKAFHAAKFDGLKASMKDLEGQAREALAKHGKDYDQIMAEAKTAPRTPFDQMGKNMAAEIRSRRDALKAKGLLPLDKEADMTKAAEQAETLGADSEARWQEGQKKLAEAAKKIEAAKAAKPGEIPEDMKAKFKEAGMDLDAMTKRTREEVIEMHAAGKSLSQAILADVDLSGLDLSGADFTGCRLTRANFSKAKLDGCIFAKTMAQNADFSGASLKNARFDQAMLMKTSFKKAMLSGANLRQASLKQSDMEGADLSGVDLYMATVGKANLTGAVFAGANLALMAVQECLAKKVVFREAKLERVLMRKTDLTGADFTGAILASSQLQQCSGQGVSFAKATFRKGALADCELPGSDFTGVQANTVNIRGSNLAGSDFRTATLTGCRVEGTDLTRAKMSGVSARGTSFPGSDLEGADLRGADLLFGSLSKTRIVAANLSDSNCFGVDFHKAVVGKTRLDRANLKMTALHEKADLLE, encoded by the coding sequence ATGAAGATACTTAAGGACTCCCACCACAGCCCTATGTTTCTTCCCCTGGCCCTGGCCGGGAAGATGCGCCTGGTGTGCTCCGTGATGGTCTATTTCGACCTGGACGACCCGGAGAACCCCCTCCCGGACCGGGAGATGTGGCCCCAGGTGATGAAGCTGCTGCCCCAGCCCCCGGTGCTGGACCCGGGCCTGCCCAAACCCAGGGCCGAGGTGCTGGCCGCTGGCAAATGTTTCGCACCGGACGGCAAGGCCAGGCAGGCCTCCCAGGTGAGCATCTCCGTGGGCGGGGTGAAGAAGACCTTGGACGTCTTCGGCAACCGGCATTGGATAAGTACCGGCGGCGGCTCCGTCGGCATCAGCGACCCGGAACCCTTTACGGAAATGCCCCTGGTGTGGGAACGGGCCTTCGGCGGCGCGCCCGACCCGAGAAACCCCAAAGGCAGGGGTTTCCCCCCGGACAAGCCCACCGGCTCTCCCATCGCCCTGCCCAACGTGGAATACCACGCCCAGCTCATCGGCTCCCCGCAGGACAGGCCCGCCCCGGCGTCCTTTCTTCCCACGGATGTCATGCACCCCGACCGCCAGAAAATGGCCGGCACCTACGACGATGCCTGGAAGAACGAACGCTGGCCCTACTACCCGGACGACTTGAACCCCGAATTCTTTTTAAACTCCACCCAGGACCAGTGGCTTCCTGACTATTTCAAGGGCGGCGAGACCATCGAGATGGTGAACATGCACCCCAAGCGCCAGGTCATTTCGTCGCGCTTGCCTCAGTTTACGGTGCGTTTGTTCCTCACACGCAAGGAAGCTCCGAAGGCCCCTCCGGAAAAGGACATGTTCGAGGAGGTAACGCTCAGGCGCGACACACTCTGGCTCTTTCCCGAAGCGGCCAGAGGCGTGCTGATTTTCCGGGGCGCCTTCAACACGGACCGTGACGACATGGCCGACCTGCGCTTCGCATTCCTGGCCACCGAGGCCATGGGCGAAGCTCCCAAGAGTCTTGAATACTACCTGGAAGCGCAGACCAAGCGCGTGGCGGCCATGAAGCCGGTTGCGCCGGCAATCCCGGACGTAAACCAGAAGGTGAACCGGGAGCTTTTGAAATTCAACCGGGTCTACAAGGATATTGCCAAGGCCAAGGCCAGCGCCATGGGGCAGACTCCCGTCATGCCGCGCGAGCCCGAAGAATTGGCCGGCATGGGCCGTCAGGTGATAGCCACCGGCATGGCCACCTTGGACAAGATGGAGGCCATGGCCCTCAAGTTCCAGGACCAGTTCGGCTGGCGCGCCACCCTGGACCCGGCGTCATTTGCTCCCAAACGCGCCAGGCTGGAAGAAACCGCCAAGAAGATCGATACGTCCGCTGCCAAAGCCTCTCAAACCAAAGCCAGTCTCACTGCCATGAAGGCCGACATGGCCAAGGACATGGGCGCACAGATGAAAGCTTCGCTCACGCCCGAACAGCTGTCCAAGGCAGGCATAGACCCGGACAACCTGCTGCCCGAAAAGGACGACGGCTTCGGGCCCTGGCACGCCATGGGATTCCCCTTCGTGATCGCCTGCCGCCGCAATCTCGAGAACGACCCGACCCTCATGGCTCAGCTCAAATCCTGCAAGTTCTCGGGCAGAACCATTTCCTCGTCCTGGGCCGGATTCAACCCCGCCCCGGTGATTCAAAACGGCCCGGAATGGGGCTTGGCGCCCGGGGAGTTCACTCTGCCCAAGGGGCTGGTGCTGCCCAGGTTCGAGGGCAAGAAACTGGTCAGAATCCTCATCCTTAAAGACTGGCCCGTCTGCGACGAAACACCGGTTTCCTCCTGGCTGGTTCCCGGCTCGGACCCCGCCCCCCTCTGGCTCCCGGCTCCGGGAGAAACAGCCCCAGTGGTGATCGCGGCCGGCGAGTTGGAGGGTCTGCTTCTGGAGCAGGAGGTGGGGGATGTGTGCCATGTGCTGGCCCTTGCCTCCGAAAAGGCCGTTCCTCCCCCCGAAGCTGCCAAGAGCCTGAAAGCAGCGCCCGCCGTGCTGGTGACTACCCCGGAAGGTTCGCAGGAAAGCCTTTCCAAGGCAGTTCCCTATCTCCCCCTTTCCGACAAGGCTCAATGGCTGCCCTTGCCCAAGGGCACCGACTGCCTCAAGTGCAGGGCACAGGGCGCAGACCTTCGCGAACTGGTGTTCGACGCCCTGCCCCCGGCGGCAATAGGCCTGCCCGAGGATGAACCCGAGCCGCCCTTCGGCCCGGCACCTGCCAAGAAACGCCCGGCCATGCCGGACATAGCCGGGCTCATCCAGGCCACCCTCTCCGAGGTCAAGGCCTTTCACGCGGCCAAGTTCGACGGACTCAAGGCCTCCATGAAGGACCTGGAGGGCCAGGCCCGGGAGGCCCTGGCCAAGCACGGCAAGGATTACGACCAGATCATGGCCGAAGCCAAGACAGCGCCCCGCACCCCCTTCGACCAGATGGGCAAAAACATGGCCGCCGAGATCCGCTCCAGGCGCGACGCGTTGAAGGCCAAGGGGCTGCTCCCCCTGGACAAGGAAGCGGACATGACCAAGGCCGCCGAGCAGGCGGAAACGCTCGGGGCGGACTCCGAGGCCCGCTGGCAGGAAGGACAGAAAAAGCTTGCAGAAGCGGCCAAGAAGATCGAAGCGGCCAAGGCCGCCAAGCCAGGCGAAATCCCAGAGGACATGAAGGCCAAGTTCAAGGAAGCGGGCATGGACCTGGACGCCATGACCAAGCGTACCCGCGAGGAAGTGATCGAGATGCACGCTGCCGGGAAGTCCCTCTCCCAGGCCATATTGGCCGATGTGGACCTCTCGGGCCTCGACCTTTCCGGAGCCGACTTCACGGGATGCCGCCTGACCAGGGCCAACTTTTCCAAGGCCAAGCTCGACGGCTGCATCTTCGCCAAGACCATGGCCCAGAACGCGGATTTCTCCGGGGCCAGCCTGAAGAACGCCCGCTTCGACCAGGCCATGCTCATGAAAACCAGCTTCAAGAAGGCCATGCTGTCCGGAGCGAATCTGCGCCAGGCCAGCCTCAAGCAGTCGGACATGGAGGGCGCGGACCTCTCCGGGGTGGATCTGTACATGGCCACCGTAGGCAAGGCCAACCTGACCGGAGCTGTGTTTGCCGGAGCGAACCTGGCGCTCATGGCCGTGCAGGAATGCCTGGCCAAAAAAGTGGTGTTCAGAGAGGCCAAGCTGGAACGGGTTCTCATGCGCAAGACGGACCTCACCGGGGCCGACTTCACCGGAGCCATCCTGGCCAGCTCGCAATTACAGCAATGCTCGGGCCAAGGGGTCTCTTTTGCCAAAGCCACCTTCCGCAAAGGAGCTCTCGCGGACTGCGAACTGCCCGGCAGCGACTTCACCGGCGTTCAAGCCAACACCGTGAACATCCGCGGATCAAACCTCGCCGGTTCGGATTTCCGCACGGCAACTCTCACGGGCTGCCGTGTGGAAGGCACGGACCTTACCAGGGCCAAGATGAGCGGCGTCAGCGCCCGGGGGACCTCTTTCCCAGGTTCGGACCTGGAAGGGGCGGATCTGCGCGGTGCGGACCTCTTGTTCGGATCGCTCTCAAAGACTCGTATCGTGGCCGCCAACCTGAGCGACTCGAACTGTTTCGGCGTGGACTTCCATAAGGCAGTGGTGGGCAAGACACGCCTGGACAGGGCCAACCTCAAAATGACCGCCCTTCACGAGAAGGCGGACCTCCTGGAGTAA
- a CDS encoding pentapeptide repeat-containing protein — protein sequence MAVSNGPYTRQDVLDAARNHRPVIGADLSGLDLSGADLTGGRFEKVNFTGANLAGATIKDAGFKKCVFTSAILDGCDFTKMNLSKTSFAGASLKHIQTQMTLLGGSDFTGADLTGARLYWSVIEKAKLDAAKLTGATLEKLTLRASSLAKADLTGAKLIKAILTKCDLKGIAFKDVTFEKALLSGCDLSGQDFSGLSLTQVNLSGSNLSGAKFVKSKLSYSHLGKANLEGADFTGASGSKSMYLGASLKGAKLTGGTFVSSVFSEADLSAADLSGATLFKSSFAKAKCRGAKFTGCDLRHADFSHADCTAADFSRANMTMANVHMLQDEHAIYDLTERTLLRPTNKDMAEAEAFRPVQQA from the coding sequence ATGGCCGTAAGCAATGGACCCTACACGCGCCAGGACGTGCTGGACGCGGCCCGAAACCACCGGCCCGTCATAGGGGCCGACCTTTCGGGCCTGGACCTCTCCGGAGCCGACCTTACAGGTGGGCGCTTCGAGAAGGTGAACTTCACAGGCGCCAATCTCGCCGGAGCTACCATCAAGGATGCGGGCTTCAAGAAATGCGTTTTCACTTCCGCCATTCTTGACGGATGCGATTTCACCAAAATGAATCTCTCCAAAACGAGCTTCGCCGGGGCGAGCCTTAAACACATACAGACCCAGATGACCCTGCTCGGCGGATCGGACTTCACCGGGGCCGATCTCACGGGAGCCAGGCTCTACTGGTCGGTTATTGAAAAGGCGAAACTGGACGCCGCCAAGCTCACTGGCGCCACCCTGGAGAAGCTCACCCTGCGCGCGTCTTCGCTTGCCAAGGCTGACCTTACCGGTGCCAAGCTCATCAAGGCCATTCTTACCAAATGCGATCTCAAGGGTATCGCCTTCAAAGACGTCACGTTTGAAAAGGCCCTGCTCTCCGGCTGCGACCTTTCCGGCCAGGACTTCTCCGGGCTTAGCCTCACTCAGGTGAATCTCTCCGGATCCAACCTGTCGGGGGCGAAGTTCGTCAAGAGCAAGCTCTCCTACAGCCATTTGGGCAAGGCCAACCTGGAGGGAGCGGACTTCACCGGCGCGAGCGGCTCCAAGTCCATGTATTTGGGGGCATCGCTCAAGGGTGCCAAGCTAACGGGCGGTACGTTCGTAAGTTCCGTGTTCTCCGAGGCGGACCTGTCTGCCGCCGACTTAAGCGGCGCCACGCTCTTCAAGAGCTCCTTCGCCAAAGCAAAGTGCCGGGGGGCGAAGTTCACGGGCTGCGACCTGCGCCATGCGGACTTTTCCCACGCGGACTGTACCGCGGCGGACTTCAGCCGGGCCAACATGACCATGGCCAATGTCCACATGCTTCAGGACGAGCACGCAATTTACGACCTGACCGAACGGACCCTGCTGCGCCCGACAAACAAAGATATGGCTGAGGCCGAGGCATTCAGGCCCGTCCAGCAGGCTTAG
- a CDS encoding C40 family peptidase, translating into MTYGAKWVLAIFMALSACFAALGIGLRERSAIANPSPTFDPLVISYYLNALRGELPFWLARDPAMASKLLAVASSQMGRGYLPGGTTPAGFDCSGFTSWAYGKAGQSLPRTSGEQFLAGRPVAAESLRPGDLVFFGRGGKVGHVGIYLSQGRFIHSSQNSGQVGVDDLSGSYWSRTFAGGRRVLEQEGRAQ; encoded by the coding sequence ATGACCTACGGGGCGAAATGGGTGCTGGCGATCTTCATGGCCCTCTCGGCGTGCTTCGCCGCGCTTGGCATTGGGCTTCGGGAACGATCCGCCATCGCTAATCCCTCGCCTACGTTCGATCCTCTGGTCATCTCCTACTACCTGAATGCCCTGCGCGGTGAGCTTCCATTCTGGCTGGCCAGGGACCCGGCCATGGCGTCCAAGCTGCTGGCCGTGGCCTCGTCGCAAATGGGGCGCGGTTACCTGCCCGGCGGGACTACCCCGGCCGGGTTTGACTGCTCCGGCTTCACCAGCTGGGCTTACGGCAAGGCCGGGCAAAGCCTTCCCAGAACCTCGGGCGAACAGTTCCTGGCTGGAAGGCCCGTGGCTGCCGAGTCGCTTCGCCCGGGCGACCTTGTGTTCTTCGGCCGCGGAGGCAAGGTGGGCCACGTGGGCATTTATCTGTCGCAGGGCCGCTTCATTCACAGCTCGCAGAACTCCGGGCAGGTGGGCGTGGACGACCTCTCAGGCTCCTACTGGAGCCGCACTTTCGCTGGTGGGCGGCGCGTCCTGGAGCAAGAGGGGCGGGCCCAATGA
- a CDS encoding B12-binding domain-containing radical SAM protein, producing the protein MRILIVAPRFVAKAGDYYEFPLGLSYVSACLKRKGFDVECLNLNHTDTSPEQTVSRAVRSLDIDLVMSGGLSAHYWAVRQVFDSARLGRKDVLTVAGGGLVSSEPELMLNALGLTAGVIGEGELTSTELVECLSHGGNLADVPGIVHRDESGTLSLTKVRPSISDLDIAPFPDYDSFGVESYLDIQRPGDNYYLYPFDKPRLLPVISSRSCPYSCTFCYHPLGKKYRRRSLESFFIELDSYRERYGINMLAILDELFPTSSPWLEDFCNRMRERDLLWIAQLRVSGITRDALKSMKEAGLFYISYGIESASPTILKSMRKHITVAEVESALSQTQAENIGIQGNLLFGDPAETLKTAKESLDWWERNPHYHLAMNLVIPYPGSVIYQQCLSRGIIHDKLAFIEQGCPPPNMTTMGDAELESVVGRIADLKVAKRMFCEASAKDIGFDKVKGRHVHELSTTCPRCGAANIYGNFVCEQFEVFKLSCRSCNQRFDCSPLVFPHLLEKVAPLQSALDVAKRTGRPLAGAPALFRPTFEEYLGLMGFAFEDFDWRLFLDDRPQRVGLEYAPGVYVRALNAVDLYDLPKGLAVFVPPYPGCENIVRKLRENYCLAERDILHSAGGVGI; encoded by the coding sequence ATGAGAATCCTCATCGTTGCCCCCCGTTTCGTGGCCAAGGCGGGCGACTACTACGAGTTCCCCTTGGGCCTGAGCTACGTATCGGCCTGTTTGAAGCGCAAAGGGTTCGACGTCGAATGTTTGAACCTCAACCACACTGACACATCCCCCGAGCAAACCGTGTCCAGGGCGGTACGTTCTCTGGACATCGATCTAGTCATGAGCGGAGGACTCTCTGCCCATTATTGGGCGGTGCGACAGGTTTTCGACTCTGCAAGGCTGGGCAGGAAGGACGTGCTCACTGTTGCCGGAGGAGGCCTCGTCTCCAGCGAACCCGAACTCATGCTGAACGCTCTGGGGCTGACTGCGGGAGTTATCGGAGAAGGCGAACTCACTTCAACGGAGTTGGTGGAATGCCTTTCCCACGGTGGGAATCTCGCCGATGTACCCGGCATCGTCCACCGAGATGAGTCCGGAACACTCAGCCTCACGAAGGTTCGCCCGTCCATATCCGATCTGGATATAGCCCCTTTCCCGGATTACGACAGTTTCGGGGTGGAATCATACCTGGACATTCAAAGGCCTGGCGACAACTACTATCTCTATCCTTTCGACAAGCCCCGCCTTCTTCCCGTCATCTCCAGTCGCTCCTGCCCGTACAGCTGCACGTTCTGCTATCACCCACTGGGCAAGAAATACCGGAGGCGCAGCCTCGAGTCCTTCTTTATCGAACTGGACTCTTACCGCGAGCGTTACGGCATCAACATGCTGGCGATTCTCGACGAGCTATTCCCGACGAGTTCTCCCTGGCTTGAAGATTTCTGCAACCGCATGCGCGAGCGGGATCTGCTCTGGATCGCCCAGTTGCGGGTCAGCGGCATAACCCGCGATGCACTGAAATCCATGAAGGAGGCCGGCCTCTTCTACATCAGCTACGGCATTGAGTCCGCCTCTCCGACGATTCTGAAAAGCATGCGCAAGCACATCACAGTAGCTGAAGTGGAGTCCGCACTCAGCCAGACACAGGCTGAGAACATAGGCATCCAGGGAAACCTCCTGTTTGGTGATCCTGCCGAAACGCTCAAAACGGCCAAGGAATCACTCGACTGGTGGGAGCGAAATCCCCACTACCACCTCGCCATGAATCTCGTGATCCCATACCCTGGCTCAGTGATCTACCAACAGTGCCTCTCCCGGGGAATCATCCACGACAAGCTGGCCTTCATCGAACAGGGATGCCCCCCTCCAAACATGACCACCATGGGGGATGCTGAATTGGAATCCGTCGTCGGACGAATAGCGGATCTCAAGGTGGCGAAGCGTATGTTCTGCGAGGCAAGCGCGAAAGATATCGGATTCGACAAAGTGAAAGGGAGGCATGTCCACGAACTCTCCACCACATGCCCCAGGTGCGGCGCGGCCAACATTTACGGCAACTTTGTCTGTGAGCAGTTCGAGGTATTCAAACTCTCCTGCCGCTCGTGCAACCAACGCTTCGATTGCTCACCCCTGGTGTTTCCCCACCTTCTGGAGAAAGTCGCTCCTCTCCAGTCCGCATTGGATGTGGCAAAAAGAACCGGACGGCCACTAGCTGGAGCTCCGGCGCTCTTTCGGCCCACCTTCGAGGAATACCTCGGACTCATGGGGTTTGCTTTCGAGGATTTCGATTGGCGCTTATTCCTGGACGACAGACCGCAGCGGGTCGGGTTGGAATACGCTCCTGGAGTATACGTTCGCGCCTTGAACGCAGTCGACCTCTACGACCTACCGAAAGGATTGGCGGTCTTCGTTCCTCCGTACCCTGGTTGTGAGAATATTGTACGCAAGCTTCGCGAAAACTATTGCTTGGCTGAGAGGGATATTCTCCACTCCGCCGGTGGTGTCGGGATCTGA
- a CDS encoding DUF4150 domain-containing protein — translation MFALTLGSGVDFAFPDVCITPVGPIPTPIPYPNISESITTQPAADNITIDCMPVINLMSMGLVSEGDEPGVLLGAVSHMESGQTDYTLGCFTIFMDAAPCQRLTSLTRQNCLVELPNAVGMTIAPSQVTVLTLG, via the coding sequence ATGTTCGCACTGACCCTGGGTTCCGGAGTGGACTTCGCCTTCCCCGACGTATGCATTACGCCTGTGGGGCCTATACCCACACCCATCCCCTACCCCAACATCTCGGAGTCCATCACCACTCAGCCCGCTGCGGACAACATCACCATCGACTGCATGCCGGTGATCAACCTCATGTCCATGGGGCTTGTGAGCGAAGGGGACGAGCCTGGAGTTTTACTCGGAGCGGTGTCCCACATGGAGTCCGGCCAGACCGATTACACGCTGGGATGCTTCACCATTTTCATGGACGCGGCCCCATGCCAGCGGCTGACCAGCCTTACCCGGCAGAACTGTTTGGTGGAACTGCCCAACGCAGTGGGCATGACCATCGCGCCGAGCCAGGTGACGGTTCTGACGTTGGGATAG